GCACGGGGCCGGGAGACCCCGCGGAACGTCGTGGCTCTGGCACCGAGCCGACAACGGATCCACGACATCGGATCCGGGCGTGCCGACGGATATCTGCTCGACGTCGACGGGCAGGCCCTCCTGGACGGACTCCCCCACCCGTGGCCGGAACCGGTCGTGGCCAAGGTGGTGGAACTGCTGGTCCGCACGGCCGAACTGCATGCCGACTCCGGGCGTTCGCTCGGCCCGCTCTCCCGGCACAGCCACCACACGACGTTGCGCAGAGTGGAGGCACACTTCCCGTTCTCGGCGGTACCGATGCTCGAGGCCGTCGCCGAGTCCACGCGGGATACCGAATGGGCGCGCGCGTTCGGTGACGCCGCCCGCGGGATCGAACGGCGTCGGCTACTGCTGGACGAGCTGCGATGACGGCATCTCAGCCCGTCGCCATCCGGTCGTGCTCGAAATCCAGGTGCGAATCCGCCCTGATGCGCAGTAGCACCAGCCCGGACACCGAGGCGGCGATGAGGGACGCAACGCTCCACTCGACGTGGAGCTCGGACAGTGCGATCCCGAATCCGACGAGCCCTGTCACGAAAAGGCACCACATGACCGACTTCAGTGCAGTCCTCATGTCTCGTGCTCCTTCACCCTGGGATGCGAACCCCCACACATTCCACAGCCGATTTCACGGATAATGCACAGAGCACTGTAAGCACCGTCACGTGCGGACGCCACGCGCGACACGACAGGAACATCGGTACCGATACCGTTCCGATATCGTTCGGCCCCTGTCGATCGGCCGTGTCGTTCGACCGTCACCGCGGCCAGGCGCGGGAAACTCGTCAGAGCAGGGTGACCGATCGATTCGGGTGGGCGGCGAGGATCCGCAGATGATCGTCCACCCCGCCGAGGGTGTGCTCGATGGCCGTCAGCCGCGCCGTGTAGTGACCGACGGGATACTCGTCGGTCATCCCGATACCGCCGTGCATCTGGATCGCCTCCTGGCCGATCAGCCGGGCAGACCGCCCGATCCGGAGCTTCGCTCGCGACGCCACCACCGGGTCCACCACCCCGTCGGCGAGCGACAACGTCGCGTACAGGCTCATGCTCCGAGCCAGCTCGAGCGCCACGTACATGTCCGCGGCACGATGGGTCAGTGCCTGGAACTTCGCCAGAGGTACCCCGAACTGCTTCCGGGACTTCAGGTAGTCGGTGGTCAGGCGCAGCGCTTCCTCCATGACACCTACTGCTTCGGCACACAGCGCCGCCTGGGCACGGATGACCGTGTCCGCGATCAGAGCAGACCCGTCCGGGGCGTCCGCACTGCCGAGAGGTTCGCCCAGTTGCTCGGCAGGGGCATCGACGAACTCGATCTGCGCGCCACGCAGCCCGTCGAACGTGGCGTATCCGTGGCGCTGAACGCCCGCCCCGTCGGCATCGACCAGAAACAGCGCCACGCGGTCGTCCGGCAGGGCAGCACTGACGAGGAGTACATCGGCATCGGCGCCGTGCGGCACCGGATTCTTCACTCCGGTCAGCACCCATCCACCGTCGGACTCGGTAGCCGTTGTACTCACGACCGAGGACGGCCAGCGCACCCCGGGTTCGTTGTGCGCGAGCGCGAGCAACCGCTCCCCCGAAGCCACGTCCGGCAACAGGCTGCCTCGTTGTGCGGCAGTGCCGGCGCGACCGACGAGCTCGCCCGGGACCAGGGCACAGTCGAGTACCGGCTCGGGTGCGAGAGTTCTGCCGAGTTCGGTCATGACCGCGGCCACCTCGACCGGACCGGCTCCCATCCCGCCGTCGTCCTCGGCGAAGGACAGACCCAGCAGTCCGATATCCGCCATCTGACGCCACACCTGACGGTCCCAGCCCGGGTCGGTCGCCACGACGGCGCGGCGGCGCTCGGCATCGGAGCTACGGGACAGCACCTCCCGGGTGGTGTCCCGCAACAGTCGCTGTTCGTCGGTCAGTTCGAAATCCATGCCCCGGCCTCACAATCCGAGAATCGAGGACGCAATGATGCTGCGCTGCACTTCACTCGACCCGCTGTAGATGGACACCTTGCGATAGTTCAGATACGTCGGCGCAGCGTGCTGCGCCCACACCGGCGACGAAATGCCCGGGCCCGCCCCGAAGGGAAGACTGTCACGCCCTGCCACGTCCACCAGCAACTCCAACGTCGCCTGCTGCAACTCCGAACCCCGCAACTTCAACAACGACGACGCCGGACTCGGCTTACCCCCCGCCGAATCAGCCACCACCCGCAACTGCGTCAACTCCAACGCCACCAACTCGTTCTCGAGCTCCGCCACCCGCGCCGCGAACAACGGATCCTCCGCCAACGACCCCGAACCCACCACCACCCGCGACGCATGCTCCTTCGCCTGAGCCAGACGCACCTTCGAAAACCCCAACCGCGTCACCCCTGCCCGCTCGTTACCGAGCAGGAACTTCGCATACCCCCACCCCGCGTTCTCCTCACCCACCACATTCTCCGCAGGCACCCGCACATCCTCGAAGAACACCTCGTTGACCTCGTACCCACCATCGATCAACTGAATCGGCCGCACCGTCACCCCCGGCGACGCCAGATCCACCAACAGAAACGAAATCCCCGCCTGACGCTTCGGCGCATCCGGATTCGTCCGCGCCAACACGAAAATCCAGTCCGCATACTGCGCCAACGTCGTCCACGTCTTCTGACCGTTCAGCACATACTCGTCACCATCACGCACCGCACGCGTCTTCAACGACGCCAGATCCGACCCCGCCTCCGGCTCCGAAAACCCCTGACACCACCAGATATCCAAATTCGCCGTCGCCGGCAGAAACCGCTCCTTCAACTCCCGCGACCCGAACGCGGCAATCACCGGACCCACCATGTTCGCGTTGAACGCCAACGGCTCCGGCACCGACGCCAATTGCATCTCGTCCAACCAGATGTGCTTCTGCACCGCAGACCACTCCCGGCCACCCCACTCCACCGGCCAATGCGGCACCGCCAGACCCGCCGCATTCAGAATCCGCTGCGAGGCGACGAAGTCGTCCTTGCCGAGATGCTCGCCGAGAGCATTGCGCTCGCGAATCTCCTCCGGGATCTGCGTCGTGAAGAACGTCCGCATCTCCTCCCGGAACGCCGCCTCCTCCTCGGTCAGTGCCAGATCCATCGGTTGCCCTTCGTCCGAGCCGCGATACAGGTGACCTCCAGACCGTACCGCCGGCCCCGCTGCGCCCGGGCGGGTTTGCGCACTACACGTCCGCGATGGCCGCCAACGGCGGGGTCCGCGCCGCCCGAGCGGCGGGCCACAGGGCAGCGAGGACGCCGACGACTCCGGAGGCCACGAGCATGACGACGACCTGCGTCCACGGCACCACGAAGGTGTCC
This genomic interval from Rhodococcus triatomae contains the following:
- a CDS encoding acyl-CoA dehydrogenase family protein → MDFELTDEQRLLRDTTREVLSRSSDAERRRAVVATDPGWDRQVWRQMADIGLLGLSFAEDDGGMGAGPVEVAAVMTELGRTLAPEPVLDCALVPGELVGRAGTAAQRGSLLPDVASGERLLALAHNEPGVRWPSSVVSTTATESDGGWVLTGVKNPVPHGADADVLLVSAALPDDRVALFLVDADGAGVQRHGYATFDGLRGAQIEFVDAPAEQLGEPLGSADAPDGSALIADTVIRAQAALCAEAVGVMEEALRLTTDYLKSRKQFGVPLAKFQALTHRAADMYVALELARSMSLYATLSLADGVVDPVVASRAKLRIGRSARLIGQEAIQMHGGIGMTDEYPVGHYTARLTAIEHTLGGVDDHLRILAAHPNRSVTLL
- a CDS encoding acyl-CoA dehydrogenase family protein; its protein translation is MDLALTEEEAAFREEMRTFFTTQIPEEIRERNALGEHLGKDDFVASQRILNAAGLAVPHWPVEWGGREWSAVQKHIWLDEMQLASVPEPLAFNANMVGPVIAAFGSRELKERFLPATANLDIWWCQGFSEPEAGSDLASLKTRAVRDGDEYVLNGQKTWTTLAQYADWIFVLARTNPDAPKRQAGISFLLVDLASPGVTVRPIQLIDGGYEVNEVFFEDVRVPAENVVGEENAGWGYAKFLLGNERAGVTRLGFSKVRLAQAKEHASRVVVGSGSLAEDPLFAARVAELENELVALELTQLRVVADSAGGKPSPASSLLKLRGSELQQATLELLVDVAGRDSLPFGAGPGISSPVWAQHAAPTYLNYRKVSIYSGSSEVQRSIIASSILGL